One genomic region from Anabaena sp. PCC 7108 encodes:
- a CDS encoding DUF4177 domain-containing protein, which produces MYKQYSVSIVVTEEIQKECNSYAGEGWQLVTAYMTARVDCCNNRKESAVLIFGK; this is translated from the coding sequence ATGTACAAACAATATTCAGTAAGTATTGTTGTCACCGAAGAAATTCAAAAAGAATGTAATAGTTATGCAGGAGAGGGTTGGCAACTGGTAACAGCATATATGACTGCTCGTGTAGACTGTTGTAATAACCGTAAAGAATCAGCAGTTTTGATTTTTGGAAAGTAA